A region from the Bacillota bacterium genome encodes:
- a CDS encoding PDZ domain-containing protein yields the protein MDFPWREVLPLVGFVFLRVLTEPFFWLVVLLVWLQYQRMLRTKEALFGFRDSPFRVAGVALGYGIIGGLAGSCLMVLFGISINGLGIGYLWLLAIALMLINPRFLCFSYAGGILALFSLVTGYPKVNISALMGLVAVLHLVESVLILISGHFDPLPVYVRNRFGRVVGAFNLQKFWPIPLAVMAILTGVPHQVPGDIIKMPEWWPLIRPWGELENQEIIYSIFPVVAALGYGELAITRLPREKAKHSALNLALFSLVLLGLAVLASHYSRWAVLAALFAPLGHELVIHLGRRAEFEGRPRFVPPSRGVMVLDVFKGSPAARAGLRAGDVILRLGGVPVNSRAELLSALELVNSSFIMEVTSSAGSSLRVQVLREEGVPLGLILVPEPGDLPNVDYTMASPLKNLVRRFFHFRSNY from the coding sequence ATGGATTTTCCCTGGCGCGAGGTTTTACCTCTTGTTGGTTTTGTGTTCCTGCGGGTTCTGACCGAGCCCTTTTTCTGGCTTGTGGTTCTTCTGGTCTGGTTGCAGTATCAACGCATGCTGCGGACCAAAGAGGCCCTCTTTGGTTTTCGGGATTCCCCCTTCAGGGTTGCGGGAGTTGCTCTGGGTTACGGAATTATCGGGGGTCTGGCCGGAAGTTGCTTAATGGTTCTTTTTGGCATCTCCATCAACGGGCTGGGAATTGGGTATTTATGGTTGCTGGCCATTGCTTTGATGTTAATCAACCCTCGTTTCTTATGTTTTTCCTACGCCGGCGGAATCCTCGCCCTTTTTTCCCTTGTGACCGGTTACCCAAAGGTGAATATTTCCGCTTTAATGGGGTTGGTTGCCGTCCTGCACCTGGTGGAGAGCGTTTTAATTCTCATAAGCGGCCATTTTGATCCCCTCCCCGTCTATGTCCGCAACCGTTTTGGGCGGGTGGTCGGGGCTTTTAACCTGCAAAAATTCTGGCCAATTCCCCTTGCGGTGATGGCGATCCTCACCGGGGTCCCACACCAGGTGCCGGGAGACATCATCAAGATGCCCGAATGGTGGCCGTTGATCCGCCCCTGGGGAGAACTGGAAAACCAGGAAATCATTTATAGCATCTTCCCTGTGGTTGCTGCTTTAGGCTACGGAGAGCTGGCAATCACGCGTTTGCCCCGCGAGAAAGCGAAGCACTCCGCTTTGAATCTTGCCCTTTTCAGTTTGGTCCTGCTCGGCCTTGCGGTGCTCGCTTCTCACTACTCCCGGTGGGCGGTTCTCGCTGCTTTATTTGCCCCCCTGGGTCATGAACTTGTGATTCATTTAGGGCGGCGTGCCGAGTTTGAGGGAAGACCAAGGTTTGTTCCTCCCTCCCGGGGGGTCATGGTTTTGGATGTTTTTAAAGGTTCTCCGGCTGCAAGAGCGGGTCTCCGTGCGGGCGACGTGATCCTGAGGCTCGGGGGAGTTCCCGTCAACTCGCGCGCGGAGCTTCTTTCCGCACTGGAACTCGTTAATTCATCTTTCATCATGGAAGTAACCTCCTCCGCGGGTTCTTCGTTGCGGGTTCAGGTTCTCCGGGAGGAGGGAGTCCCCCTCGGCTTGATTCTTGTTCCCGAGCCGGGTGATTTGCCCAACGTCGATTACACGATGGCCAGCCCTTTAAAAAATCTCGTGCGGCGCTTCTTCCATTTCCGATCCAATTATTAA
- the ftsX gene encoding permease-like cell division protein FtsX: MRLRVAIYIIQEAFRSLRRNGWLNFAAAGTTAVSLFVLGISILLVVNTNYISKTVESNVEIMVYLEEGLKEEGARALRTQIVQIPGVKETRYISREEALASLERQFGKGSRLRESLGGTNPLPDAYKVRTDEPRRVIAVANAINQLAGVEKVRYGQEVVEKLFQLTAWVRRVSIAIMGLLGLCAIFLIATTIRLTMYARRREISIMKYVGATDWFVRWPFLLEGVILGGAGALTAIGILYFSYGTLVSKIQAALTFLPLVKEGSLLLQLFEGLLTAGIGLGLIGSYISVHRYLRV, from the coding sequence ATGCGACTTAGGGTTGCGATCTACATTATCCAGGAAGCCTTTCGTTCTTTAAGGCGCAACGGTTGGTTAAATTTTGCGGCTGCGGGAACAACGGCAGTTTCCCTGTTCGTTTTGGGGATCTCGATCCTCCTGGTGGTAAATACGAATTACATTTCGAAAACGGTAGAATCAAATGTAGAAATTATGGTGTACCTCGAGGAGGGGCTCAAGGAAGAGGGCGCGCGGGCGCTCCGCACCCAGATCGTGCAGATTCCCGGCGTGAAGGAAACGCGCTATATCTCCCGCGAGGAGGCTCTTGCCTCTCTGGAGCGGCAGTTTGGAAAGGGGAGCCGCCTGCGGGAAAGCCTGGGCGGGACCAACCCCCTGCCCGATGCCTACAAAGTTCGCACTGATGAACCCCGGCGGGTGATCGCTGTCGCCAATGCGATCAACCAGCTGGCGGGCGTGGAAAAGGTCCGCTACGGACAGGAGGTTGTGGAGAAGCTGTTTCAACTCACGGCCTGGGTGCGCCGCGTCAGTATCGCGATCATGGGACTGCTGGGTCTCTGTGCGATCTTCCTCATTGCAACGACGATCCGCCTCACCATGTATGCCAGGCGCCGGGAGATCAGCATTATGAAGTACGTAGGTGCGACCGACTGGTTTGTGCGGTGGCCCTTTCTCCTGGAGGGGGTCATCCTGGGCGGGGCCGGTGCCCTCACTGCTATCGGTATCCTTTATTTTTCGTACGGGACGCTTGTCTCGAAAATTCAAGCAGCTCTTACCTTTCTCCCGCTTGTAAAAGAAGGGAGCCTTTTGCTCCAGCTTTTCGAGGGCCTCCTGACGGCGGGAATCGGTTTGGGATTGATCGGGAGTTACATTTCCGTGCACCGCTACCTCCGGGTTTAG
- a CDS encoding nucleotidyl transferase AbiEii/AbiGii toxin family protein — translation MMSAFQVLDESGWRLCSLLGTTDLIRKKYYLAGGTALALQLGHRKSYDLDFFQMGTKDEINFNEIYRELSGLFSQKNLRVELKKLDQAIIAASGTKLTFRAYPFPLVEPFVDGREVAESLAGIRLASPREIALMKAYTIGRRTSYRDYIDLYFLLKTGTISIKYILEKAPKKFVIDGEPVFSPKLFLEQLAYTEDIPDKESALDALIGEKIGSNEIDGYLARKASEAVKAQLLKRRGPRL, via the coding sequence ATGATGTCCGCATTTCAGGTGCTGGATGAGAGCGGCTGGCGCTTGTGCTCTCTGCTCGGTACCACCGACTTGATCCGGAAAAAATACTACCTGGCCGGTGGAACGGCGCTGGCCCTGCAGCTCGGCCACAGGAAATCCTACGACCTGGACTTTTTTCAGATGGGAACTAAAGACGAAATCAATTTCAACGAAATCTACAGAGAACTGTCCGGGTTGTTCTCTCAAAAAAATCTTCGGGTAGAACTCAAGAAGCTGGACCAGGCAATCATTGCCGCCTCTGGAACGAAATTAACGTTTCGTGCTTATCCTTTCCCGCTGGTGGAGCCCTTTGTCGACGGCCGGGAAGTAGCCGAAAGCCTGGCCGGGATCAGGCTGGCCTCTCCTCGCGAGATAGCCCTGATGAAAGCCTATACCATCGGCAGGCGGACAAGCTACAGGGATTACATCGACCTGTACTTTCTGCTCAAAACCGGCACGATCAGCATTAAGTACATTCTGGAAAAGGCTCCCAAAAAGTTCGTAATTGACGGGGAGCCGGTGTTTTCGCCCAAACTTTTCCTGGAACAGCTCGCTTATACAGAGGACATTCCGGATAAAGAGTCCGCTCTTGATGCTTTGATCGGGGAAAAGATCGGCAGCAACGAAATCGACGGGTACCTCGCCCGGAAGGCCTCCGAGGCCGTCAAAGCTCAGCTGCTCAAAAGAAGGGGGCCGCGGCTTTGA
- a CDS encoding S41 family peptidase, whose translation MGRLKRRFGGIAAVGVILLCLGAGLGGLFLWAEENNLAKFVRTWMLIKTQYIDTVSTPALIEGAIRGMVDALGDPYSVYLDRDAYRELNLQIEGSFGGIGVEIDLDQEKQLVVVAPLPGTPAARAGLKSGDRIVQINGKEVTKISLVEAARLLRGKPGTSVSLKIWRKTTNRFFDVNLVREQISVPSVTGRMLSQHPGIGYLQVMHFNRTSTINQLKETLSALESGGYQGLIVDLRGNPGGDLQTAVELAGYFIPEGPVVRIVHRGGAEEVWQSSRAGTRIKVPLVVLINEGSASASEIVAGAIKDTGSGILVGTRTFGKGLVQTVFNLDSDVGVKLTTDKYLTPKGRDIHNKGIEPDVLVEQPNGAGKDLQLEEAVRLLKDRLRQGGEKVA comes from the coding sequence GTGGGCAGGCTGAAGCGGCGTTTTGGTGGAATTGCTGCCGTAGGTGTGATTTTGCTTTGTTTGGGGGCCGGGTTAGGGGGCCTTTTTCTTTGGGCAGAGGAAAACAACCTTGCCAAGTTCGTCAGAACCTGGATGCTGATTAAAACCCAGTATATCGATACAGTGAGTACCCCCGCCTTAATCGAAGGCGCCATCAGGGGGATGGTGGATGCCCTGGGCGACCCCTATTCCGTTTACCTGGACCGGGACGCCTACAGGGAGTTAAACCTTCAGATCGAGGGGTCTTTCGGGGGGATCGGTGTGGAAATTGATCTCGACCAGGAGAAGCAGCTCGTGGTTGTGGCTCCTTTACCCGGCACCCCTGCAGCGCGCGCCGGCCTTAAGAGCGGGGACCGGATTGTTCAAATTAACGGAAAAGAAGTTACGAAAATATCTTTAGTTGAAGCTGCCAGGCTGTTACGGGGAAAACCGGGTACCAGTGTCTCGCTCAAAATCTGGCGGAAAACAACCAACCGCTTTTTTGACGTTAATTTAGTGCGTGAGCAGATTTCAGTTCCTTCGGTTACCGGCAGGATGCTTTCTCAACATCCCGGGATCGGCTACCTGCAAGTGATGCATTTTAACCGGACGAGTACGATTAACCAGTTGAAAGAAACCCTTTCTGCTCTCGAGTCAGGGGGTTACCAGGGGTTGATCGTGGACCTGCGGGGAAACCCCGGCGGCGACCTCCAGACTGCGGTGGAACTTGCCGGCTACTTTATTCCTGAGGGACCGGTAGTCCGCATCGTACACCGGGGGGGAGCCGAAGAGGTCTGGCAGTCTTCCCGCGCCGGAACCCGGATCAAAGTACCTCTGGTCGTGCTCATAAACGAAGGGAGCGCCAGCGCTTCCGAAATCGTGGCTGGGGCGATTAAAGATACGGGAAGCGGGATCCTCGTAGGGACCCGCACCTTTGGAAAAGGCCTTGTGCAGACCGTTTTTAATCTGGATTCGGACGTGGGAGTGAAGTTGACGACAGATAAATACCTGACACCAAAAGGAAGGGATATTCATAACAAGGGAATTGAGCCCGATGTGCTGGTGGAGCAGCCTAACGGTGCAGGAAAGGACCTGCAGTTGGAAGAGGCAGTCCGGCTCCTGAAGGACCGCCTCCGGCAGGGCGGAGAAAAGGTGGCTTAG
- a CDS encoding peptidoglycan DD-metalloendopeptidase family protein yields MKGNTLKALVSLLLGMVLAFGALWPSWASELDERKRELNEVNRMIQVRKQQIQENERKQKNILEELARLDRDINQAEQELHALNNDLTALEQAIDVARQELQKAEDDLEERTDILHQRLRDIYTEGQVSYLEVLLQATSLGDFLTRFDLMQRIAEQDIKLMKELAAQRDLVEKRKKDLEARQERLVLLREQTRVKQTYLAARSEERKGVLDQLESEREAYERALDELEATSRRLAQIIQQLQAKNPSPRKGTGRFIWPVPGHGTITSGYGMRFHPILRQSRMHTGIDIAAPSGAAVVASDDGTVIYTGWMGGYGQVVVIDHGGGYSTLYAHLSRIVAGNGSQVRQGEKIGLVGSTGWSTGPHLHFEVRVNGEPQNPSSYL; encoded by the coding sequence TTGAAGGGTAATACCTTAAAAGCACTGGTCAGTCTCCTGCTCGGGATGGTACTTGCCTTCGGCGCGCTCTGGCCGAGCTGGGCTTCGGAGTTAGATGAGCGGAAAAGAGAACTTAATGAAGTGAACCGGATGATCCAGGTCCGGAAGCAGCAGATCCAGGAAAATGAACGTAAACAGAAGAATATTCTCGAAGAACTTGCCAGGCTCGACCGGGACATTAACCAGGCCGAACAGGAGCTTCATGCCCTGAATAACGATTTAACTGCGCTTGAGCAGGCGATCGACGTAGCCCGGCAGGAACTCCAGAAAGCGGAGGACGATCTTGAGGAACGGACCGATATCTTGCACCAGCGCCTCCGCGACATTTATACCGAGGGGCAGGTTTCTTATCTGGAGGTGCTCCTGCAAGCCACGAGCTTGGGCGACTTTCTCACCCGTTTTGATTTAATGCAGCGGATCGCCGAACAGGATATCAAATTAATGAAAGAACTGGCCGCCCAGCGCGACCTGGTTGAAAAACGCAAAAAAGATTTGGAGGCCCGGCAGGAGAGGCTGGTCCTGCTCCGGGAGCAGACGCGGGTAAAGCAGACCTACCTTGCAGCGCGCAGCGAAGAACGAAAGGGGGTGCTGGATCAACTTGAATCAGAGCGGGAAGCTTATGAGCGCGCCCTCGACGAGCTTGAAGCCACATCCCGCCGCCTGGCTCAAATTATCCAGCAGCTCCAGGCAAAGAACCCCTCCCCCCGTAAGGGGACTGGGCGCTTCATCTGGCCCGTACCCGGCCACGGCACGATTACTTCAGGATACGGGATGCGCTTTCACCCTATCTTGCGCCAGTCCCGCATGCATACGGGAATTGACATCGCGGCTCCTTCCGGAGCGGCGGTGGTGGCTTCCGACGATGGAACGGTAATCTATACGGGGTGGATGGGCGGTTACGGACAGGTGGTTGTGATCGACCACGGCGGTGGTTATTCGACCCTTTACGCTCACCTGTCGCGTATCGTGGCAGGAAACGGGAGCCAGGTCCGCCAGGGGGAAAAGATTGGGCTGGTGGGAAGCACGGGGTGGAGCACCGGTCCCCACCTCCACTTTGAGGTGCGGGTAAACGGGGAGCCCCAGAACCCCTCCAGCTATTTGTAG
- a CDS encoding YitT family protein: protein MRKRLIRSYIWITLGSLGTALALDLFLVPNRIAAGGVSGLATILYHLLGIPVGWTLLAINIPLFFLSYRELGFQVVVRSLYGAVATSIFVEVLAPRVPALTGDLLLASVYGGIVAGFGMGIVLRAHGTTGGTDLVARLISKYLPVTVGQALLGADFVVISLAGVFFNAELALYALLGLLATSKVVDLVQEGISYAKAAFIISVRSQEVARAIFRELERGVTSLQGEGMYTGEKRPVLLCVVAKSEESRLKEVIYEVDARAFVFITDAHEVLGEGFKIPR from the coding sequence GTGCGCAAGAGGCTGATACGCTCTTACATCTGGATTACTTTAGGCTCCCTGGGTACCGCCCTCGCCCTGGATCTTTTTCTTGTTCCTAACAGGATCGCTGCCGGCGGAGTAAGCGGTCTGGCAACAATCCTCTACCACCTTCTGGGGATACCGGTTGGCTGGACACTGCTGGCAATTAACATACCTCTCTTTTTTCTCTCTTACCGGGAATTGGGTTTTCAGGTAGTGGTCCGGAGTCTTTACGGGGCCGTAGCAACATCGATTTTTGTCGAGGTGCTTGCCCCCCGCGTTCCCGCTTTAACCGGCGATCTTCTTCTTGCCTCTGTTTATGGAGGAATCGTCGCGGGGTTCGGGATGGGGATCGTCCTCCGGGCGCACGGAACTACCGGGGGGACGGACCTGGTGGCCCGGCTGATCTCTAAATATTTACCCGTCACGGTGGGGCAGGCCCTTTTGGGTGCTGATTTTGTCGTGATCAGCCTGGCCGGTGTTTTTTTTAATGCCGAGCTGGCCCTTTACGCCCTGCTGGGGCTGCTGGCAACGAGCAAAGTGGTTGACCTGGTTCAGGAGGGAATTAGCTACGCCAAAGCAGCTTTTATTATTTCTGTTCGCTCACAGGAGGTCGCCCGGGCAATCTTCCGGGAGCTCGAGCGGGGGGTGACCTCCTTGCAGGGGGAGGGGATGTATACGGGGGAGAAGCGTCCCGTGCTCCTCTGCGTGGTGGCAAAGAGTGAAGAAAGCCGCTTGAAAGAGGTAATTTACGAGGTGGATGCCCGCGCCTTTGTGTTCATAACTGACGCCCACGAAGTTTTAGGGGAAGGATTTAAAATCCCCCGCTGA
- the ftsE gene encoding cell division ATP-binding protein FtsE has protein sequence MIQFYNVSKFYANGVKALLGVTLHIEKREFVFLVGPSGAGKSTLIKLIFREELPTKGQIYIGGRSIVRMKPREVPYLRRQIGMVFQDFRLLPDRTVFENVAFAMQVVGAGPAEIRRRVPEVLRLVSLEERARMYPRQLSGGEQQRVAIARALVNNPALLIADEPTGNLDLDTSWEIINYLQEINRRGTTVLIATHAREIVDTLRQRVIALDRGQIVRDEYQGAYAHAT, from the coding sequence TTGATCCAGTTCTACAATGTTTCCAAATTTTATGCCAATGGGGTGAAGGCGCTTTTAGGGGTGACACTTCACATTGAAAAAAGGGAATTTGTCTTTCTTGTGGGACCCAGTGGCGCGGGAAAATCGACCCTGATTAAACTCATTTTCAGGGAAGAACTTCCAACAAAAGGCCAGATCTACATCGGAGGGCGGAGCATCGTCAGGATGAAACCGCGCGAAGTTCCTTACCTGCGCCGCCAGATCGGAATGGTGTTTCAGGATTTCCGCCTTTTGCCGGACCGGACGGTTTTCGAAAACGTCGCCTTTGCCATGCAGGTTGTAGGAGCGGGACCGGCCGAGATTAGGCGGCGCGTCCCTGAAGTCCTCCGCCTTGTGAGCCTGGAAGAACGCGCCCGGATGTATCCCCGCCAGCTTTCCGGGGGGGAGCAACAGCGGGTGGCGATTGCCCGCGCCCTTGTCAACAACCCGGCTTTATTGATAGCCGATGAGCCGACGGGGAACCTTGATCTGGATACATCCTGGGAAATTATTAATTACCTGCAGGAAATTAACCGGCGGGGAACAACCGTCTTGATTGCAACCCATGCCCGCGAAATTGTCGATACTTTGCGGCAACGGGTGATCGCCCTCGACCGCGGCCAAATTGTCCGGGATGAATACCAGGGGGCTTACGCTCATGCGACTTAG
- a CDS encoding transketolase family protein, giving the protein MISENRQEKIATRDAYGRALVELGGRYPEIVVLDADLSKSTKTHEFARAFPDRFFNMGIAEQNLMGTAAGLALAGKIPFASTFAVFATGRAFDQVRNTIAYPGLNVKIVATHAGITVGEDGASHQSVEDIALMRALPNMTVVVPADATETARAVAAAAVHRGPVYIRLGRPAVPVLFGEDYKFRLGVAPLLRDGTDAAICATGVMVAEALKAAEQLAAQGIEVAVASFHTVKPLDVETVIRLARRTGALVTAEEHTINGGLGSAVAEVLGEHCPVPIVRVGIKDRFGESGAPAELMETFGLTAPHIVRAVEIVRRRRDKWIGRCR; this is encoded by the coding sequence ATGATTAGTGAAAACCGTCAGGAAAAGATTGCAACCCGGGATGCGTACGGCCGGGCTCTGGTGGAGCTGGGAGGGCGTTACCCTGAAATCGTCGTCCTCGATGCGGATTTGTCGAAATCTACGAAAACACACGAGTTTGCCCGGGCTTTTCCGGACCGCTTCTTCAATATGGGAATCGCGGAACAGAACCTCATGGGGACGGCCGCCGGTCTTGCCCTTGCCGGGAAAATTCCTTTTGCCAGCACCTTCGCCGTTTTTGCGACGGGCCGGGCGTTCGATCAGGTGCGCAATACGATCGCTTACCCCGGCTTGAATGTGAAAATTGTGGCGACCCATGCCGGGATTACGGTCGGAGAAGATGGCGCCTCCCACCAGTCGGTTGAAGATATTGCCTTGATGCGCGCTCTTCCCAATATGACCGTCGTCGTCCCTGCTGACGCCACCGAAACCGCCCGGGCTGTTGCCGCCGCTGCGGTTCACCGGGGGCCGGTCTACATTCGGTTGGGCCGCCCGGCCGTTCCGGTCCTCTTTGGCGAGGATTATAAATTCCGGCTTGGTGTAGCGCCGCTTCTGAGGGACGGCACTGATGCTGCGATCTGCGCCACCGGGGTAATGGTTGCGGAAGCGCTTAAAGCTGCAGAACAACTGGCAGCCCAGGGGATTGAAGTGGCGGTCGCGAGCTTCCACACTGTTAAACCGCTGGATGTCGAAACAGTCATACGCCTGGCCCGGAGAACCGGGGCGCTGGTTACCGCTGAAGAGCACACAATTAACGGCGGGCTGGGGAGTGCGGTTGCCGAGGTGCTGGGGGAGCACTGCCCTGTTCCCATTGTTCGGGTCGGCATAAAAGACCGTTTTGGGGAATCGGGCGCTCCTGCAGAACTGATGGAGACCTTTGGTTTGACCGCACCTCATATCGTCCGGGCTGTTGAAATTGTGCGGCGCCGCCGCGACAAGTGGATAGGGCGTTGCCGCTAG
- the uvrB gene encoding excinuclease ABC subunit UvrB codes for MSSFRLRAAFAPTGDQPQAIDRLSAGIRAGLPYQTLLGVTGSGKTFTIAGVIQEVQKPVLVIAPNKTLAAQLCGEFREFFPDHAVEYFVSYYDYYQPEAYVPQTDTYIEKDSSLNEEIDKLRHSATAALFERDDVIIVASVSCIYGLGSPAAYREMMVSLRQGMQIDRDEVLARLINIHYTRNDYEFGRGRFRVRGDVIEIFPASFSEKALRVEFFGDEIDRVLEIDTFTGEVLARRLHAAVFPASHYVTPRARMEQAITAIETELEARLAELRAGGKLLEAQRLEQRTRFDLEMLREVGTCKGIENYSRHLTGRRPGEPPYCLLDFFPQDFLVVIDESHITVPQLHGMYEGDYSRKKNLVDYGFRLPSALDNRPLRFKEFMAKVPQVIFVSATPGPYELEQSSRVVEQIVRPTGLVDPEVEVRPARGQVDDLVEEIRLRVEKRQRVLVTTLTKKMAEDLTDYLRDLGIKVRYLHSEINALERMEILRDLRLGVFDVLVGINLLREGLDLPEVALVAILDADKEGFLRSERSLIQTIGRAARNVEGKVLMYADTVTESMRRALDETDRRRRIQMEYNRRHGITPRSIEKAVRGIIEVTLPVEVAETKEPYGTGRNLKQLGKKELEKLIARFEQEMRQAARELAFEKAAEVRDLIIELRKELVAARTRAPRQKGAPEDLAFTGRHQEKECTGERKKRPVPRRGIRSSSGERASTT; via the coding sequence ATGAGCAGTTTTCGGCTCCGGGCGGCTTTTGCTCCCACCGGGGATCAGCCGCAGGCGATTGACCGGCTCAGCGCGGGGATCCGGGCCGGTTTACCATATCAAACCCTGCTGGGTGTCACCGGTTCGGGGAAGACATTTACCATTGCCGGCGTGATCCAGGAGGTCCAGAAACCGGTTCTGGTGATCGCTCCCAACAAAACCCTTGCCGCCCAGTTGTGCGGCGAGTTCCGGGAGTTCTTCCCAGACCACGCGGTGGAGTATTTTGTCAGTTACTACGATTATTACCAGCCGGAGGCATACGTGCCGCAGACAGATACGTACATCGAGAAGGACTCTTCTTTAAACGAAGAAATTGATAAACTCCGGCACTCGGCAACGGCGGCTCTCTTCGAGCGGGACGATGTGATCATTGTGGCGAGCGTCTCCTGCATTTACGGCTTGGGTTCTCCCGCCGCTTACCGGGAAATGATGGTTTCCCTCCGCCAGGGGATGCAGATCGACCGGGACGAGGTCCTCGCCCGCCTGATCAACATTCACTACACGCGGAACGACTACGAGTTTGGACGCGGCCGGTTCCGGGTGCGGGGTGACGTAATCGAGATCTTCCCCGCCTCCTTCAGCGAAAAGGCGCTCCGGGTAGAGTTTTTCGGGGACGAAATTGACCGGGTCCTGGAGATTGACACCTTCACCGGAGAGGTGCTGGCGCGCCGCCTGCACGCTGCGGTCTTCCCGGCTTCTCACTACGTTACCCCGCGCGCGCGGATGGAGCAGGCGATCACCGCCATTGAGACCGAACTGGAGGCGCGCCTGGCGGAGCTACGCGCCGGCGGCAAATTGCTGGAGGCGCAGCGCCTGGAGCAGCGCACCCGTTTTGACCTCGAAATGCTGCGGGAGGTGGGGACCTGCAAGGGAATTGAAAATTATTCCCGGCACCTCACGGGACGCCGGCCCGGGGAGCCTCCTTACTGTTTGCTTGATTTTTTCCCACAGGATTTCCTGGTGGTGATTGACGAGTCTCACATTACGGTTCCCCAGCTTCACGGGATGTACGAGGGTGACTACTCTCGCAAGAAAAACCTTGTGGATTACGGTTTCCGGCTTCCTTCAGCCCTGGATAACCGTCCCCTGCGCTTTAAGGAGTTTATGGCGAAGGTTCCGCAGGTGATTTTTGTTTCAGCCACCCCGGGGCCTTACGAACTGGAACAGAGTTCGCGGGTTGTGGAGCAGATCGTCCGGCCGACCGGGCTCGTGGACCCCGAGGTGGAGGTCCGGCCGGCCCGCGGCCAGGTGGACGACCTTGTGGAAGAGATCCGGCTCCGGGTCGAGAAGAGGCAGCGGGTGCTTGTAACCACCCTGACGAAGAAAATGGCCGAGGATTTAACCGATTATCTGCGCGACCTGGGGATTAAGGTGCGCTACCTCCACTCGGAGATTAACGCCCTCGAACGGATGGAGATTTTGCGGGACCTCCGTCTGGGGGTTTTCGACGTTCTGGTCGGGATTAACCTCCTGCGGGAGGGGCTCGACCTCCCCGAAGTCGCTCTCGTTGCGATCCTGGATGCCGATAAAGAGGGTTTTCTCCGGTCGGAGCGTTCCCTCATCCAGACCATCGGGCGTGCCGCCCGGAACGTGGAGGGGAAGGTGCTCATGTACGCCGATACCGTCACCGAATCCATGCGCCGCGCCCTGGACGAGACCGACAGGAGGCGCCGGATCCAAATGGAGTACAACCGGAGGCATGGGATTACTCCGCGCAGCATAGAAAAGGCGGTCCGGGGGATCATTGAGGTCACTCTTCCCGTTGAGGTTGCTGAAACTAAAGAACCTTACGGCACAGGAAGGAATTTGAAGCAACTGGGGAAGAAGGAGCTCGAGAAACTGATTGCCCGGTTCGAGCAGGAGATGCGCCAGGCGGCCCGGGAGCTGGCCTTCGAGAAGGCCGCCGAAGTGCGGGATTTGATCATCGAATTACGGAAAGAATTAGTGGCTGCCCGCACCCGCGCCCCGCGTCAGAAGGGGGCGCCGGAAGACCTGGCTTTTACGGGGAGGCATCAAGAAAAGGAATGTACCGGCGAACGGAAGAAGAGACCCGTGCCCCGGCGCGGGATAAGATCATCGTCCGGGGAGCGCGCGTCCACAACCTGA
- a CDS encoding transketolase, translating into MAEVPAALLRELEARARTLRVDLIKMLAEAGSGHPGGSLSAVEIVTTLYFHVLRIRPDQPAWPDRDRFILSKGHAAPLLYAALAERGFFPPEELLTLRKLRSRLQGHPDLRKLPGVEASTGSLGQGLSIGLGVALAGKLDQRDYRVYVLLGDGECEEGQVWEAAMAAAHYRADNLTAILDYNGLQIDGPISQVLSPLPFAEKWRAFGWAVREVDGHDFAALIAAFNWAAEVRERPSLILARTVKGKGVSFMENEVDWHGSAPNREQAARALAELEARSRSF; encoded by the coding sequence GTGGCAGAGGTACCGGCAGCACTGCTCCGGGAATTAGAAGCAAGAGCACGTACCCTGCGCGTGGATCTGATCAAGATGCTGGCAGAAGCCGGCTCCGGGCACCCCGGGGGGAGCCTGTCTGCGGTGGAAATCGTCACAACCCTTTATTTTCACGTTCTCCGCATCAGGCCTGATCAACCTGCGTGGCCCGACCGCGACCGCTTTATTTTAAGCAAAGGGCATGCTGCGCCTCTCCTTTATGCTGCCCTTGCGGAACGGGGCTTTTTCCCTCCCGAAGAACTCCTCACACTCCGGAAATTGAGAAGCCGCCTGCAGGGACACCCGGATCTCCGGAAGCTCCCCGGAGTTGAGGCTTCGACGGGTTCCCTGGGGCAGGGGCTTTCGATTGGCCTGGGGGTTGCCCTTGCCGGAAAGCTTGATCAGAGGGACTACCGGGTTTACGTTCTCCTGGGGGATGGCGAATGTGAAGAAGGGCAGGTTTGGGAGGCGGCAATGGCGGCAGCCCACTACCGGGCGGATAACCTGACGGCCATCCTGGATTATAACGGCCTCCAGATCGACGGCCCCATTTCCCAGGTGCTCTCTCCCCTTCCCTTCGCGGAAAAGTGGCGGGCCTTCGGTTGGGCTGTGAGGGAAGTAGACGGGCACGATTTTGCCGCACTCATCGCCGCCTTTAACTGGGCGGCGGAGGTGAGGGAGCGCCCCTCCCTGATTCTTGCCCGGACCGTCAAGGGAAAGGGTGTTTCTTTTATGGAAAACGAGGTTGACTGGCATGGGTCGGCGCCTAACCGGGAGCAGGCCGCCCGCGCCCTCGCCGAGCTGGAGGCCCGGTCCCGATCCTTTTGA